A stretch of Paenibacillus antri DNA encodes these proteins:
- the rpiB gene encoding ribose 5-phosphate isomerase B, protein MKIAIGADHAGYRLKAELLEFIRSLGHELEDFGAHGPESVDYPDFASAVCNQVVSGKADRGILICGTGIGMSIAANKVPGIRCALVHDVFSAKATREHNDTNVLAMGERVIGPGLAQEIVGTWLATEFSQGERHKNRIGKVCALEAQSNLHP, encoded by the coding sequence ATGAAGATCGCGATCGGAGCGGATCACGCCGGCTATCGGCTCAAGGCGGAGCTGCTCGAGTTCATTCGTTCCCTGGGGCATGAGCTGGAGGATTTCGGCGCGCACGGGCCGGAATCGGTCGACTATCCCGACTTCGCGTCGGCGGTGTGCAATCAAGTCGTGTCGGGCAAGGCCGACCGAGGCATTCTGATTTGCGGCACGGGCATCGGCATGTCGATCGCGGCGAACAAGGTGCCGGGCATCCGCTGCGCGCTCGTGCACGACGTCTTTTCGGCGAAGGCGACGCGGGAGCATAACGATACCAACGTTCTCGCGATGGGCGAGCGCGTAATCGGGCCGGGACTGGCGCAGGAAATCGTCGGCACGTGGCTCGCGACCGAGTTTTCGCAAGGGGAGCGGCATAAGAATCGGATCGGCAAGGTGTGCGCGCTGGAAGCGCAGTCGAACCTTCATCCATAA
- a CDS encoding TIGR01440 family protein: MTTDRERWAEDVYRTAMETAQAGGLTAGRLFVVGVSTSEVLGSRIGTAGASDVAAALFDGLQRFRRETGIYVAYQCCEHLNRALVVEPDAAERYGLEPVTVVPVPKAGGAMASYAYRNVQGAVMVEEIAAHAGIDIGETLIGMHLRKVAVPFRPAVRRIGEARVNAAYARPKLIGGARAVYVIEQPTNTKEE, encoded by the coding sequence ATGACGACGGATCGCGAACGTTGGGCGGAGGATGTATACCGGACGGCGATGGAGACGGCGCAGGCGGGGGGATTGACCGCAGGGCGGTTGTTCGTCGTCGGCGTCAGCACGAGCGAGGTGCTCGGGAGCCGCATCGGCACGGCGGGCGCGTCGGACGTCGCGGCGGCGCTGTTCGACGGGCTGCAGCGATTTCGGCGCGAGACGGGCATCTATGTGGCGTATCAATGCTGCGAGCATCTGAATCGCGCGCTGGTCGTCGAACCGGATGCGGCCGAGCGATACGGCCTCGAGCCGGTGACCGTCGTACCGGTGCCGAAGGCGGGCGGCGCGATGGCGTCGTACGCGTACCGGAACGTCCAAGGCGCGGTCATGGTCGAGGAGATCGCGGCGCATGCCGGGATCGACATCGGGGAGACGTTGATCGGGATGCATCTGCGCAAGGTGGCGGTGCCGTTCCGACCGGCCGTCCGCCGCATCGGGGAAGCCAGAGTGAACGCGGCGTACGCGCGGCCGAAGCTGATCGGCGGCGCGCGCGCCGTCTACGTCATAGAACAACCGACGAATACGAAAGAAGAATAG
- the prfA gene encoding peptide chain release factor 1 has translation MLDRLQALADRYDKLSELLCDPDVANDNKKLREYSKEQSDLQEVYDAYQEYKTVSEQLADAKTMLGEKLDDEMRELVKMEVSELSERKEQLEAQIHVLLMPKDPNDDKNVIVEIRGAAGGEEAALFAGSLYRMYTKYADAQGWRVELMEANESDLGGFKEIIFMIKGKGAYSKLKFESGAHRVQRVPETESGGRIHTSTSTVVVMPEVEDIEVEVKESDIRVDTFCSSGAGGQSVNTTKSAVRVTHVPTGIVATCQDGKSQNSNKEMALRVLRARIYEKMMQEETAKYDSERRSKVGTGDRSERIRTYNFPQSRVTDHRIGLTLHKLDQVMDGDLDEIVSALTVASQSEMVERGEYSA, from the coding sequence ATGCTTGATCGTCTACAAGCGCTTGCCGACCGGTACGATAAGCTTAGCGAGCTGCTTTGCGATCCGGATGTGGCGAACGACAACAAGAAGCTGCGCGAATACTCCAAGGAGCAGTCCGATCTCCAGGAAGTGTACGACGCGTATCAAGAATATAAAACGGTGAGCGAACAGCTGGCCGACGCGAAGACGATGCTCGGAGAGAAGCTAGACGACGAGATGCGCGAGCTCGTGAAGATGGAAGTGTCGGAGCTGTCCGAGCGGAAGGAGCAGCTCGAGGCGCAAATCCACGTGCTGCTGATGCCGAAGGATCCGAACGACGATAAGAACGTCATCGTGGAAATCCGCGGCGCCGCGGGCGGCGAAGAAGCGGCGTTGTTCGCGGGCTCGCTGTACCGGATGTACACGAAGTACGCGGATGCGCAAGGCTGGCGCGTCGAGCTGATGGAAGCGAACGAGAGCGACCTCGGCGGCTTCAAGGAGATCATCTTCATGATCAAGGGCAAGGGCGCGTACAGCAAGCTGAAGTTCGAGAGCGGCGCGCATCGCGTGCAGCGGGTGCCGGAGACGGAATCCGGCGGACGGATCCACACGTCGACGTCGACCGTCGTCGTCATGCCCGAAGTCGAGGACATCGAGGTCGAGGTGAAGGAGAGCGACATCCGCGTCGATACGTTCTGCTCGAGCGGCGCCGGCGGCCAGTCGGTCAACACGACGAAGTCGGCGGTTCGCGTGACGCACGTGCCGACGGGCATCGTGGCGACGTGCCAGGACGGCAAGTCGCAAAACTCGAACAAAGAGATGGCGCTTCGCGTCCTGCGCGCGCGCATCTACGAGAAGATGATGCAGGAAGAGACGGCGAAATACGATTCCGAGCGCCGCTCCAAGGTCGGCACGGGCGACCGGAGCGAACGGATTCGGACCTACAACTTCCCGCAAAGCCGCGTGACCGATCACCGGATCGGCCTCACGCTGCATAAGCTCGACCAAGTGATGGACGGCGATCTGGACGAGATCGTCTCGGCGCTGACCGTCGCATCCCAGTCCGAGATGGTCGAGAGAGGGGAATATTCCGCGTGA
- a CDS encoding L-threonylcarbamoyladenylate synthase, whose translation MSDIRTKLWRVDARNDSSLREQLLEASARLRDGGLVAFPTETVYGVGADARSTAAVERIFVAKGRPSDNPLIVHVATIEAAEALASEVGPVERRLMETFWPGPLTIVLPARPGAVSPRVTAGLDTVAVRLPSHPIARELIALSEVPVAAPSANRSGRPSPTRAEHVREDLNGRIDGIVDGGAADVGLESTVVLVDRPSGAVRVLRPGGVSAEALAAAGFVVASVDAGDAEAPDAAAPRSPGVKYKHYAPKGRLIVVEGAGDAVRAYIQARLDEDAAAGARAAVLAFAPAPGAAPAYRGAAKLVALAETPGDAATAAHRLYAALRDCDAAAIERLYAEAVDPSGLGLAFMNRLRKAAGNRIVTV comes from the coding sequence ATGTCCGACATTCGAACGAAATTGTGGCGCGTGGACGCGCGCAACGACTCTAGCCTCCGGGAGCAGCTGCTGGAGGCTTCCGCGCGTTTACGGGACGGGGGGCTCGTCGCGTTCCCGACGGAAACCGTGTACGGGGTCGGGGCCGACGCGCGAAGCACGGCCGCGGTGGAACGCATCTTCGTCGCGAAGGGACGGCCGTCCGACAATCCGCTTATCGTACACGTGGCGACGATCGAGGCGGCCGAGGCGCTGGCGTCGGAGGTCGGGCCGGTCGAGCGTCGGCTCATGGAGACGTTCTGGCCGGGGCCGCTGACGATCGTGCTGCCGGCTCGGCCCGGCGCGGTGTCGCCCCGCGTGACGGCGGGGCTCGACACGGTGGCGGTGCGGCTGCCGTCGCACCCGATCGCGCGCGAGTTGATCGCGCTCTCGGAGGTGCCGGTGGCGGCGCCGAGCGCCAACCGATCCGGGCGGCCGAGCCCGACGCGCGCGGAGCATGTGCGCGAGGACCTGAACGGCCGCATCGACGGCATCGTCGACGGGGGCGCCGCCGACGTGGGGCTGGAGTCGACCGTCGTCCTGGTCGACCGTCCGAGCGGGGCCGTGCGCGTGCTGCGCCCCGGCGGGGTGTCGGCGGAGGCGCTCGCGGCCGCCGGCTTCGTCGTGGCGTCGGTGGACGCGGGCGACGCCGAAGCGCCGGACGCCGCCGCACCGCGGTCGCCCGGCGTCAAATATAAGCACTACGCGCCTAAGGGGCGGCTGATCGTCGTGGAAGGCGCGGGCGACGCCGTACGCGCCTACATCCAGGCGCGGCTCGACGAGGACGCCGCGGCCGGTGCGCGCGCGGCCGTGCTCGCGTTCGCGCCCGCCCCCGGCGCCGCCCCCGCGTATCGCGGCGCGGCCAAGCTCGTCGCCCTCGCGGAGACGCCGGGCGACGCGGCGACGGCGGCGCATCGGCTGTACGCCGCCCTCAGAGACTGCGACGCCGCAGCCATCGAGCGGCTGTACGCCGAGGCCGTCGATCCGTCCGGCCTCGGCCTCGCCTTCATGAATCGGCTGCGCAAGGCGGCCGGCAACCGCATCGTCACCGTATAA
- a CDS encoding endonuclease/exonuclease/phosphatase family protein produces the protein METTVTPKLEFAAVAMTFNLRRATWVDGRNAWRYRKRSAAAAIAAADADVVGTQEGSLPMLRELTALLPGYAWLGEGRRGGGLDETNAILYRADRWTPEASGTFWLSERPERPGSRAWGAAFPRICTWAMLRSTSNADVRWTVANTHLDHISASARRRGIALVAERALEIAQGGPIVVTGDFNAKPDSEVAGLLRAEGWRNAFDDASGGAHQAGATFHGFRGGERGRPIDYIYYRGFAAEGVEVAVDRARYDGRYPSDHYPVYARFRWT, from the coding sequence ATGGAAACGACGGTTACGCCGAAGCTCGAATTCGCCGCCGTAGCGATGACGTTCAACCTGCGCCGCGCGACGTGGGTCGACGGTCGCAACGCGTGGCGCTATCGGAAGAGGAGCGCGGCGGCGGCGATCGCCGCGGCGGACGCGGACGTCGTCGGCACCCAGGAAGGCTCGCTTCCGATGCTGCGGGAGTTGACCGCGCTGCTGCCGGGCTACGCATGGCTCGGGGAAGGGCGCCGAGGCGGCGGGCTCGACGAGACGAACGCGATTTTGTACCGGGCGGATCGATGGACGCCGGAAGCTTCCGGCACGTTCTGGCTGTCGGAGCGACCGGAGCGGCCCGGCAGCCGCGCCTGGGGAGCGGCCTTCCCTCGCATCTGCACGTGGGCGATGCTCCGCTCGACGTCGAACGCCGACGTGCGGTGGACGGTGGCCAACACGCATCTGGATCATATCAGCGCGTCGGCGAGACGCCGGGGCATCGCGCTCGTCGCGGAGCGGGCGCTCGAGATCGCGCAGGGCGGGCCGATCGTGGTCACGGGCGACTTCAACGCGAAGCCGGACAGCGAGGTGGCGGGCTTGCTGCGAGCGGAAGGGTGGCGCAACGCGTTCGACGACGCGTCCGGCGGAGCGCATCAGGCCGGCGCGACGTTCCACGGTTTCCGGGGCGGCGAGCGGGGACGGCCGATCGATTACATTTACTATCGCGGATTCGCCGCCGAGGGGGTCGAGGTCGCCGTCGATCGGGCGAGGTACGACGGGAGGTATCCTTCGGATCATTACCCGGTATACGCGCGTTTCCGTTGGACGTAG
- the glyA gene encoding serine hydroxymethyltransferase, with translation MEHLRAQDPDMLKAMGLELGRQRDNIELIASENIVSEAVLEAMGSVLTNKYAEGYPGRRYYGGCEYVDVAEDLARDRVKQLFGAEHANVQPHSGAQANLAVYLAALKPGDTVLGMNLAHGGHLTHGSPVNASGILYNFVPYGVEDDTHTIDYDKVRKLAFKHMPRMIVAGASAYPRIIDFEALSSIAQDVGALFMVDMAHIAGLVAGGMHPSPVPHAHFVTSTTHKTLRGPRGGLILCRKPWAQAIDKAVFPGTQGGPLMHIIAAKGVAFGEALRPDFKTYAQNIVTNAKAMAEQFLAEGIPLVSGGTDNHLMLVDLQSLNITGKVAEKLLDEIGITVNKNAIPNDPAGPMITSGIRIGTPAVTTRGMGVDAMRTIATIIATTLKNPNDAATLDSARGMVRDLTAQYPLYPNMSY, from the coding sequence ATGGAACACTTGAGAGCGCAAGATCCGGACATGCTGAAGGCGATGGGCCTCGAGCTCGGCCGCCAGCGGGACAACATCGAATTGATCGCATCGGAAAATATCGTCAGCGAAGCCGTCCTCGAAGCGATGGGCTCCGTGTTGACGAACAAATACGCGGAAGGCTATCCGGGCCGCCGATACTACGGCGGCTGCGAATACGTCGACGTCGCCGAGGATCTCGCGCGCGACCGCGTGAAGCAGCTGTTCGGCGCGGAGCACGCGAACGTGCAGCCGCACTCCGGCGCGCAGGCGAACCTCGCCGTCTACCTCGCGGCGCTGAAGCCGGGCGACACGGTGCTCGGCATGAACCTGGCGCACGGCGGTCACCTGACGCACGGCAGCCCGGTCAACGCGTCCGGCATCTTGTATAACTTCGTGCCTTACGGTGTTGAAGACGACACGCACACGATCGATTACGACAAGGTGCGCAAGCTCGCGTTCAAGCATATGCCGCGGATGATCGTCGCGGGCGCGTCGGCGTACCCGCGCATCATCGACTTCGAAGCGCTCAGCTCCATCGCGCAAGACGTCGGCGCCTTGTTCATGGTCGACATGGCGCATATCGCGGGACTCGTCGCCGGCGGCATGCACCCGAGCCCGGTGCCGCACGCGCACTTCGTGACGAGCACGACGCACAAGACGCTGCGCGGTCCGCGCGGCGGCCTCATCCTGTGCCGCAAGCCGTGGGCGCAAGCGATCGACAAGGCTGTCTTCCCGGGCACGCAAGGCGGTCCGCTCATGCACATCATCGCGGCGAAGGGCGTCGCGTTCGGCGAAGCGCTCCGTCCGGACTTCAAGACGTACGCGCAGAACATCGTAACGAACGCTAAGGCGATGGCGGAGCAATTCCTCGCCGAAGGCATTCCGCTCGTCTCCGGCGGCACGGACAACCACTTGATGCTGGTGGACCTGCAGTCGCTTAACATTACGGGCAAGGTCGCCGAGAAGCTGCTCGACGAAATCGGCATCACGGTCAACAAGAACGCGATCCCGAACGACCCGGCCGGCCCGATGATCACGTCCGGCATCCGCATCGGCACGCCGGCGGTCACGACGCGCGGCATGGGCGTCGACGCGATGCGCACGATCGCGACGATCATCGCGACGACGTTGAAGAATCCGAACGACGCGGCGACGCTCGATTCGGCCCGCGGCATGGTTCGCGATTTGACGGCGCAATATCCGTTGTACCCGAATATGTCGTATTAA
- a CDS encoding manganese efflux pump MntP, which translates to MADITEHLGSTTTILLIAVALGMDAFSLCVGIGMKGIRLLHVARISAAIAAFHVIMPLVGLFMGQYVSVLLGGVASMIGGGLLVVLGGHMIYNSLRAGDAPSFNTGSLFGLLAFAISVSVDSLSVGVSLGMFATDLALTVLLFGAMGGLLSVVGLLVGRRVGQMIGEYGEALGGAVLLVFGVLFLI; encoded by the coding sequence TTGGCGGATATAACGGAACATCTTGGGTCGACGACGACGATCCTCCTGATCGCCGTCGCGCTCGGCATGGACGCGTTCTCGTTATGCGTCGGCATCGGAATGAAGGGCATTCGTCTGCTGCACGTGGCGAGAATCAGCGCCGCGATCGCCGCGTTCCACGTCATCATGCCGCTCGTCGGCCTATTCATGGGCCAGTACGTCAGCGTACTGCTCGGCGGCGTCGCGTCCATGATCGGCGGCGGCCTGCTCGTCGTCTTGGGCGGACACATGATTTACAACTCGCTGCGCGCGGGCGACGCCCCGTCGTTCAATACGGGGTCGCTGTTCGGCTTGCTGGCGTTCGCGATCAGCGTCAGCGTCGATTCGCTGTCGGTCGGCGTCTCGCTCGGCATGTTCGCGACGGACCTGGCGTTGACCGTGCTGCTGTTCGGCGCGATGGGCGGTTTGCTGTCCGTCGTCGGGCTGCTCGTCGGCCGGCGCGTCGGCCAGATGATCGGCGAGTACGGCGAAGCGCTCGGAGGCGCGGTGCTGCTCGTCTTCGGCGTGTTGTTCCTAATTTAA
- the prmC gene encoding peptide chain release factor N(5)-glutamine methyltransferase: MTVREAFMRASSFLGERGTSEAPASAELLLQYVLGVTRTKLLAIWSDAIDEDAFERLWALLQRRAAGEPVQYIMGEAYFYGRRFAVDKTVLIPRPETELLAERVLLLGTELWGAAGAPRVVDVGTGSGAIAVTLAAERPSWRVAASDISPEALETARRNAEANGASLEFLLGDLLEPAAKAYGGGGIDILVSNPPYIRSADMAELQVEVREFEPHLALDGGEDGLDPYRRLLAQMASFGVRPRIVGFECGLGQARDLAKLLQAAGRWTDVSIVEDYAGIERHVIGVRK; the protein is encoded by the coding sequence ATGACAGTCAGAGAAGCCTTCATGAGGGCTTCTTCTTTTTTAGGGGAGCGGGGGACGAGCGAAGCGCCGGCGTCGGCGGAGCTGCTTCTGCAGTACGTCCTCGGCGTGACGCGGACGAAGCTGCTCGCCATCTGGAGCGATGCGATCGACGAGGACGCGTTCGAGCGGTTATGGGCGCTGTTGCAGCGCCGCGCCGCGGGCGAGCCGGTGCAGTACATTATGGGCGAGGCGTATTTCTACGGACGGCGGTTCGCGGTCGATAAGACGGTGCTCATCCCGCGCCCGGAGACGGAGCTGCTCGCGGAGCGGGTGCTGCTGCTCGGCACCGAGCTGTGGGGCGCCGCGGGGGCGCCGCGCGTCGTGGACGTCGGCACGGGCAGCGGCGCGATCGCGGTGACGCTGGCGGCCGAGCGGCCGTCTTGGCGCGTCGCGGCGAGCGACATTAGCCCGGAGGCGCTCGAGACGGCGCGGCGCAACGCCGAGGCGAACGGGGCCTCGCTCGAGTTTCTGCTCGGCGACCTGCTCGAGCCGGCGGCGAAGGCGTACGGCGGCGGCGGGATCGATATTCTCGTCTCGAATCCGCCGTATATTCGATCGGCGGACATGGCCGAGCTGCAGGTCGAGGTGCGGGAGTTCGAGCCGCATCTGGCGCTCGACGGCGGCGAGGACGGCTTGGATCCGTATCGTCGGCTGCTGGCGCAGATGGCGTCGTTCGGCGTCCGGCCGCGGATCGTCGGTTTCGAATGCGGACTCGGACAAGCCCGCGACTTGGCGAAGCTGCTCCAAGCGGCGGGGCGGTGGACGGACGTGTCGATCGTGGAGGATTACGCGGGGATCGAACGTCATGTAATCGGGGTGCGGAAGTAG
- the spoIIR gene encoding stage II sporulation protein R, translating into MKQPSSFMKSFVLVVGMVMMLVASWEYSKADPVLAEAQAISDSTIPAESIRLRILADSDAPADQALKRRVRDAVIASMNEWATGPQTIEEARETIRERLPEIERLTADMAAEAGFAYSAKAELGLVPFPTKVYDGKLYPAGDYEALRITIGRGLGQNWWCVLFPPLCFVDVASGETPNAAGVSTVMAASAVVSADKAGAGGDAAADDADAANGEDEAKVEYRFFLLELISDLVNAVRGWFGA; encoded by the coding sequence GTGAAACAACCATCATCCTTTATGAAATCTTTCGTACTCGTCGTCGGCATGGTCATGATGCTCGTAGCATCCTGGGAATATAGCAAGGCGGATCCGGTGTTAGCGGAGGCGCAAGCGATATCGGATTCGACGATTCCGGCGGAATCGATTCGTCTGCGCATTCTGGCCGATTCCGATGCCCCTGCGGATCAAGCGCTGAAGCGTCGCGTGCGCGACGCGGTCATCGCGTCGATGAACGAATGGGCGACGGGACCGCAGACGATCGAGGAAGCTCGCGAGACGATTCGCGAGCGGCTGCCGGAGATCGAGCGGCTGACGGCGGACATGGCCGCGGAAGCGGGATTCGCGTATTCGGCGAAGGCGGAGCTCGGGCTCGTCCCCTTCCCGACGAAGGTGTACGACGGCAAGCTGTATCCGGCCGGCGATTATGAGGCGCTCCGCATCACGATCGGCCGCGGCCTCGGGCAAAACTGGTGGTGCGTGCTGTTCCCGCCGCTCTGCTTCGTGGACGTCGCTTCGGGCGAGACGCCGAACGCCGCAGGCGTATCGACGGTAATGGCGGCGAGCGCGGTCGTCTCGGCGGACAAGGCGGGCGCAGGCGGCGATGCCGCGGCGGACGATGCGGACGCAGCGAACGGCGAGGACGAGGCGAAGGTGGAATATCGGTTTTTCTTGCTCGAGCTGATCTCCGATCTGGTCAACGCGGTGCGCGGCTGGTTCGGCGCATAA
- a CDS encoding low molecular weight protein arginine phosphatase codes for MKRILLVCTGNTCRSPMAEALFRKRAAARGVPVEVKSAGVAAVPGQPMSGHAADVLRERGVDPSGFRSSEATPELVRWADLILTMTSHHKRHLLELYPDAVEKTFALKEYAGGDPETAALFAERESLAAELQMRLALGQQISNEEREKLYELDRRLPNPDVQDPIGGSRARYEKTADEIETAIAAALDRLYSE; via the coding sequence GTGAAACGAATTTTATTGGTATGTACCGGTAATACGTGCCGAAGCCCGATGGCCGAAGCGTTGTTCCGCAAGCGGGCGGCGGCGCGGGGCGTTCCCGTGGAAGTGAAATCGGCCGGCGTGGCCGCGGTCCCGGGGCAGCCGATGTCGGGCCATGCCGCGGACGTGCTGCGGGAGCGGGGCGTCGACCCGAGCGGGTTTCGCTCGAGCGAAGCGACGCCGGAGCTCGTACGTTGGGCCGATCTGATCTTGACGATGACGTCGCATCATAAGCGGCATCTATTAGAATTGTATCCCGATGCGGTCGAGAAGACGTTCGCGCTGAAGGAATACGCGGGCGGGGACCCCGAGACGGCGGCGCTGTTCGCGGAGCGGGAGTCGCTCGCGGCCGAGCTGCAGATGCGCCTCGCGCTCGGGCAGCAGATTTCGAACGAAGAGCGGGAGAAGCTGTACGAGCTGGATCGGCGGCTGCCGAATCCGGACGTGCAGGACCCGATCGGAGGCAGCCGCGCGCGCTACGAGAAGACGGCCGACGAGATCGAAACCGCGATCGCGGCGGCGTTGGATCGTCTTTACAGCGAATGA